A genomic segment from Mycoplasma sp. 1018B encodes:
- a CDS encoding ABC transporter ATP-binding protein, whose translation MKKNNIQHIIELKEVVKEFDGKLVLDNVNLKINKGEFVTLLGPSGSGKTTILRLIAGFEWATRGEIKFNGLDIKDLPAHSRDLSTIFQDYALFPHLNVEGNIRYGLVLKRKPKEHVNPKYKQLLEQKIKQWEQKAKMKMAQLDKIQEEYESEMSKFKPTSRQYKKRQSWLDDSDFKYSYWEYYVTEQTEKFEKKYLTRKLNKLEIQQEVDQIVKLVGLEGNEKKKINELSGGMRQRVALARSLVIEPEILLLDEPLSALDAKIRQRMQVLLRNIQKKLGLTFIFVTHDQHEALELSDRVAIVRDGKIEQYDTPKVIYDYPVNKWVANFIGESNIYNGIFGENSTVTIWGNKQFRTIHDENEFEIGQEVDVLIRPEDVDILNTDREQGQKLLGKILNLTYRGSYYYLTVELDNKQIIHVETAKKFNIGEKVFISWTIDTIHLMKKDSKWDYSADVNKNS comes from the coding sequence ATGAAAAAAAATAATATACAACACATTATTGAACTTAAAGAAGTAGTCAAAGAATTTGATGGTAAATTAGTTTTAGATAATGTGAATTTAAAAATAAATAAAGGAGAATTTGTAACTCTTTTAGGCCCATCAGGATCTGGCAAAACAACTATTTTACGTTTAATTGCCGGTTTTGAATGAGCAACTAGAGGAGAAATAAAATTTAATGGATTAGATATTAAAGATTTACCGGCTCATTCAAGAGATTTATCAACTATTTTTCAAGATTACGCTCTATTTCCTCATTTAAATGTAGAAGGTAATATTAGATACGGATTAGTTTTAAAAAGAAAGCCTAAAGAACATGTTAATCCTAAATATAAACAATTATTAGAACAAAAGATTAAACAATGAGAACAAAAAGCTAAAATGAAAATGGCACAATTAGATAAAATTCAAGAAGAATATGAATCTGAAATGTCTAAATTTAAACCTACAAGCAGACAATATAAGAAAAGACAATCATGATTAGATGATTCTGATTTTAAATATTCATATTGAGAATATTATGTAACTGAACAAACAGAAAAATTTGAAAAAAAATATTTAACAAGAAAATTAAATAAACTTGAAATTCAACAAGAAGTTGATCAAATAGTTAAATTAGTAGGCTTAGAAGGAAACGAAAAGAAAAAAATAAATGAATTATCAGGCGGAATGAGACAAAGAGTTGCTTTAGCTCGATCACTTGTAATTGAACCAGAAATTTTATTATTAGATGAACCTCTGAGTGCTTTAGATGCTAAAATAAGACAAAGAATGCAAGTTTTATTAAGAAACATCCAAAAAAAATTAGGTTTAACTTTTATCTTTGTTACACACGATCAACATGAAGCTCTAGAATTATCTGATAGAGTAGCAATTGTAAGAGATGGTAAAATTGAACAATATGATACTCCTAAAGTAATTTACGATTATCCAGTAAATAAATGAGTAGCTAATTTTATTGGTGAATCAAATATTTATAATGGTATTTTTGGTGAAAATTCAACAGTTACTATTTGAGGTAATAAACAATTTAGAACTATTCATGATGAAAATGAATTTGAAATAGGTCAAGAAGTTGATGTTTTAATTAGACCAGAAGACGTAGATATATTAAATACTGATAGAGAGCAAGGGCAAAAATTACTTGGTAAAATTTTAAATTTAACTTACAGAGGTAGTTATTACTATTTAACAGTTGAATTAGACAATAAGCAAATTATTCATGTAGAAACAGCAAAAAAATTTAATATTGGTGAAAAAGTATTTATAAGTTGAACAATTGATACAATTCATTTAATGAAAAAAGATAGCAAGTGAGATTATTCAGCAGATGTGAACAAAAATAGTTAA
- a CDS encoding aminotransferase class V-fold PLP-dependent enzyme, protein MKNIRKYFPLLKKITFLDNSALCQKPIQAINKEKSFYLEYAVSTRTSDSSIGIKNNLIIKEVKEKVKELINANKNDYIIFTSGATDSLNKIALMLKDKIQSNQEILISAYNHSSNIAPWIKIAKDKGATIKFSENILEDINENTVIVAISQISNSFYHPINMKKIKEKAQLYNSIIVNDAAQAVVSEKVDMENSDIVVFSTNKFYGPTGLGILAINDKVQKLIDPVFVGGGTIDRINNCELTIKNGEIAFEPGTPNLAAIYMFDAALDFFKKYINYENTKIKLTKLTKYLYKQLLEINNLEIYTPIESHIIIFNIKNISAQDVAHYLATQNIYVRSGIFCAQYLKNIKKENSFVRISLGVYNNYNDCKKIVQALKNGGDFLVL, encoded by the coding sequence ATGAAAAACATACGTAAATATTTTCCTTTGCTTAAAAAAATAACTTTTTTAGATAATAGTGCTCTTTGTCAAAAACCAATACAAGCAATAAATAAAGAAAAATCTTTTTATCTTGAATATGCAGTAAGTACAAGAACCAGCGATAGTTCAATAGGAATTAAAAATAATTTAATTATTAAAGAGGTAAAAGAAAAAGTTAAAGAATTAATTAATGCCAATAAAAATGATTATATTATTTTTACTTCTGGAGCAACAGACTCATTAAATAAAATTGCCTTAATGTTAAAAGATAAAATACAAAGCAATCAGGAAATTTTAATATCTGCTTATAATCATTCATCTAATATTGCTCCTTGAATTAAAATTGCTAAAGACAAAGGTGCTACTATCAAATTTAGTGAAAATATACTTGAAGATATTAATGAAAATACAGTTATTGTTGCAATAAGTCAAATTTCAAATTCATTTTATCATCCAATAAATATGAAAAAAATTAAAGAAAAGGCACAATTGTATAATTCAATCATAGTTAATGATGCAGCTCAAGCTGTTGTAAGTGAAAAAGTCGATATGGAAAATAGTGATATTGTAGTTTTTAGTACAAATAAATTTTATGGACCTACAGGTTTAGGAATTTTAGCAATCAATGATAAAGTTCAAAAATTAATTGATCCTGTTTTTGTAGGCGGGGGAACAATAGATAGAATTAATAATTGTGAATTAACCATTAAAAATGGTGAAATTGCTTTTGAACCTGGTACACCTAATTTAGCAGCTATTTACATGTTTGATGCTGCCTTAGATTTTTTTAAAAAATATATAAATTATGAAAATACTAAAATTAAATTAACTAAGTTAACTAAATATTTATACAAGCAATTATTAGAAATAAACAATTTAGAAATTTATACACCTATTGAAAGTCATATTATTATTTTTAATATTAAAAATATTTCTGCACAAGACGTAGCGCATTATTTAGCTACACAAAATATTTATGTTAGATCTGGTATTTTTTGCGCACAGTATTTAAAAAATATTAAAAAAGAAAACTCCTTTGTTAGAATATCTTTAGGAGTTTATAATAATTATAATGATTGTAAAAAAATAGTACAAGCTTTAAAAAACGGAGGTGATTTTCTTGTTTTATAA
- a CDS encoding iron-sulfur cluster assembly scaffold protein: MQHYRYPIFKKNIKNDLLIEKFGESCSDYLKIEFQICNNTLTDIWFDGNGCAFFIASSDILIKQIINKNLNEIHYILNLFEKLILGDELLSETEKEELKELMIFENVKTHFNRTHCCLMLQRLLKNELNNKNE; encoded by the coding sequence ATGCAACATTACAGATATCCTATTTTTAAAAAAAATATTAAAAATGATTTATTAATAGAAAAATTTGGCGAATCTTGTAGTGACTATTTAAAAATAGAATTTCAAATTTGTAATAATACTTTAACCGATATTTGATTTGATGGAAACGGTTGTGCTTTTTTTATAGCTTCAAGCGATATTTTAATAAAACAAATTATTAATAAAAATTTAAATGAAATTCATTATATATTAAATTTATTCGAAAAATTAATTTTGGGAGATGAATTACTTAGCGAAACCGAGAAAGAAGAATTAAAAGAGTTGATGATTTTCGAAAATGTCAAAACACATTTTAATAGAACGCATTGTTGTTTAATGTTGCAACGTTTATTAAAAAATGAATTAAATAATAAAAATGAATAA
- a CDS encoding DNA polymerase IV, with product MNKIIFHIDFDSYFVSAHRSKNPFLNNKPVAIGKKTYKSIVTSISYELKKLGIKAGDPVNLVINKEPKTIFIQPDFNLYLEISNNIFEYLAIKYSKKIEIYSIDECWIDITNNLKNKSAFQMAKEIQNNIMKFFKIPISIGISYNKFFAKMATTLAKPFGIKEINVLNFKEQLWNLDLKEYFGIGKALLPKLNQLNIWTIKDLAIQNPYNPLLYSILKSKTKILIDQANGTADDVINTNNNHPKSIGVDLTFDHYDYDKNDLINILKEITNKICLKAQKNDLVSDTIYINFRYMDKKWKGKQYKLTTYSNEFNYIFKYVSILFEQMYQNQKLKGIGVKILNVKDIDLVSIPIPLFGKENNNNYNNTKINNQKTKKIKNIVQLINKKTNSSVTYLASKLETNSKLLKKQTRFFSENSYENTIYKDKKWK from the coding sequence ATGAATAAAATAATTTTTCATATAGATTTTGATTCATATTTTGTAAGCGCTCATAGATCTAAAAATCCCTTTTTAAATAATAAACCTGTTGCAATAGGAAAGAAAACATATAAATCAATAGTAACTTCAATAAGTTATGAATTAAAAAAATTAGGAATTAAAGCAGGAGATCCAGTTAATTTAGTAATTAATAAAGAACCAAAAACTATTTTTATTCAACCAGATTTTAATCTTTATTTAGAAATATCTAATAATATTTTTGAATATTTAGCCATTAAATATTCAAAAAAAATTGAAATTTATTCAATTGATGAATGTTGAATAGATATAACTAATAATTTAAAGAATAAATCAGCATTTCAAATGGCAAAAGAAATACAAAATAATATAATGAAATTTTTTAAAATTCCTATTTCAATTGGTATATCCTATAATAAATTTTTTGCTAAAATGGCTACTACTTTAGCAAAACCCTTTGGCATAAAAGAAATCAATGTTTTAAATTTTAAAGAACAATTGTGAAATTTAGATTTAAAAGAATATTTTGGTATAGGCAAGGCATTATTACCTAAATTAAATCAATTAAATATATGAACAATAAAAGATCTTGCTATACAAAATCCTTATAATCCTTTATTATATTCTATTTTAAAATCAAAAACAAAAATTTTAATTGATCAAGCTAATGGTACAGCTGATGATGTAATTAATACTAATAATAATCATCCTAAAAGTATAGGAGTGGATTTAACGTTTGATCATTATGATTATGATAAAAATGATTTAATTAATATTTTAAAAGAAATAACAAATAAGATATGTTTGAAGGCACAAAAAAACGATTTAGTTAGTGATACGATTTATATTAATTTTCGTTATATGGACAAAAAATGAAAAGGTAAACAATACAAATTAACAACATATTCAAATGAATTTAATTATATTTTTAAATATGTTTCGATATTATTTGAACAAATGTATCAAAATCAAAAACTAAAAGGTATAGGAGTTAAAATTTTAAATGTAAAAGATATTGATTTGGTGTCCATTCCTATTCCTTTATTTGGTAAAGAAAATAATAACAATTATAACAATACAAAAATAAATAATCAAAAAACTAAAAAAATAAAAAATATAGTTCAATTAATTAATAAAAAAACAAATAGTTCAGTAACTTATTTAGCTTCAAAATTAGAAACTAATTCTAAATTATTAAAAAAACAAACTAGATTTTTTAGTGAAAATAGTTATGAAAATACAATATATAAGGATAAAAAATGAAAATAG
- a CDS encoding ABC transporter permease gives MWTKIVNKLSLNKRLTLTIPFVLIALLFIILPVLMIIINALTPRENFDSFSLIKEANTWRQIWRSLKVGVISSLLCLIIGFPYAYFIASSKNKYLAIYAMSLIISPMVIFTIAKIYSIRGFFLSIFEEETLNAEWFMVLALTYLNLPLMIMPLYSVFKDMPKNIIEASEDLGYSKFKTLFKVVVPYGLKAIISGLGLIFLSSATNFVISDKLLPNKNQLPLIGSIINDYTNPSNEFALATGTTIVLVVSAIFIGLYALLQLTPKLISKISKKGWVYE, from the coding sequence ATGTGAACAAAAATAGTTAATAAATTGTCTTTAAATAAAAGATTAACTTTAACCATTCCTTTTGTTTTAATTGCTTTATTGTTTATTATTTTACCTGTATTAATGATTATTATTAATGCATTAACACCAAGAGAAAATTTTGATTCTTTTTCTTTAATAAAAGAAGCTAATACATGAAGACAAATATGAAGAAGTTTGAAAGTAGGAGTAATTAGCTCACTTTTATGTTTAATAATTGGTTTTCCTTATGCTTATTTTATAGCATCAAGCAAAAATAAATATTTAGCTATATACGCAATGAGTTTAATTATTAGTCCTATGGTGATCTTTACTATTGCTAAAATTTACTCTATTAGAGGTTTCTTTTTATCAATTTTTGAAGAAGAAACTTTGAATGCCGAATGATTTATGGTTTTGGCTTTAACTTATTTAAATTTACCCTTAATGATCATGCCACTTTATTCTGTGTTTAAAGATATGCCAAAAAATATAATTGAAGCAAGCGAAGATTTAGGTTATTCTAAATTTAAAACTCTGTTTAAAGTTGTTGTTCCTTATGGACTTAAGGCAATAATAAGTGGATTAGGATTAATTTTTCTATCTTCTGCTACTAATTTTGTCATTAGTGATAAATTGCTTCCAAATAAAAATCAATTACCATTAATTGGTTCAATAATTAATGACTATACTAATCCTTCTAATGAATTTGCCCTAGCTACTGGAACAACAATTGTTTTAGTAGTTTCAGCAATTTTTATTGGTTTATATGCTTTATTACAATTAACGCCTAAATTAATTAGCAAAATATCAAAGAAAGGATGAGTATATGAATAA
- a CDS encoding nicotinate-nucleotide adenylyltransferase, with translation MKIALFGGSFNPIHSGHIKIAELAIKELSLDKLIFIPTATNPFKKKQKNVSAVDRINMIKLAIENKEKMTVSDFETKRGGISYTFETIRYFKKKYPNEELFFIMGSDLLGKLHKWEFIEEIASSVQLVVFKRTKKIAKENIKKYSIKVLNNPLFFESSTAIRNGALEQTPKKVNEYIGKNYLYAFELVHMILKKDPKRAKHCVAAAEFAVKLAKVLKYDAKVAYHAGLFHDIAKRFNQEYSYQLIKKYTKNYNQNNYPAHVLHQICGALWIEKIYKNNNQDLIRAIKVHTTLDLELTLLDKIIFVADKICDGRAFEGVQKLRKLALENFDLAFAKIVKLNYEFNIKKGIKLSSEAENIYQKWMLKNE, from the coding sequence ATGAAAATAGCATTATTTGGTGGATCATTTAACCCAATACATTCTGGACATATAAAAATAGCAGAATTGGCTATTAAAGAATTGAGTTTAGATAAATTAATATTTATCCCAACTGCAACTAATCCTTTCAAGAAAAAACAAAAAAACGTTTCTGCAGTAGATAGAATAAATATGATTAAACTAGCGATTGAAAATAAAGAAAAAATGACTGTTTCAGATTTTGAAACTAAAAGAGGTGGTATTAGTTATACTTTTGAAACCATTAGATATTTTAAAAAGAAATATCCTAATGAAGAATTATTTTTTATAATGGGTAGTGATTTGTTAGGCAAATTACATAAATGAGAATTTATTGAGGAAATAGCATCAAGTGTTCAACTTGTAGTTTTTAAAAGAACTAAAAAAATAGCAAAAGAAAATATTAAAAAATATAGTATAAAAGTTTTAAATAATCCCTTATTTTTTGAATCTTCCACAGCTATTAGAAATGGCGCTTTAGAGCAAACTCCAAAAAAAGTGAACGAATACATTGGTAAAAATTATTTATATGCTTTTGAATTAGTTCATATGATACTTAAAAAAGATCCTAAAAGAGCAAAACATTGTGTAGCTGCTGCAGAATTTGCTGTTAAATTAGCAAAAGTTTTAAAATATGATGCTAAAGTTGCTTATCATGCTGGACTTTTTCATGATATTGCTAAAAGATTTAATCAGGAATATTCATATCAATTAATCAAAAAATATACTAAAAACTATAATCAAAATAACTATCCTGCTCATGTTTTACATCAAATATGTGGTGCTTTGTGAATAGAAAAAATTTATAAAAATAATAATCAGGATTTAATTAGAGCAATAAAAGTTCACACCACTTTAGATTTAGAATTAACATTATTAGACAAAATAATTTTTGTTGCAGATAAAATTTGTGATGGTAGAGCTTTTGAAGGAGTACAAAAATTAAGAAAATTAGCACTAGAAAATTTTGATTTGGCTTTTGCTAAAATTGTCAAATTAAATTATGAATTTAATATTAAAAAAGGCATCAAACTATCATCAGAAGCTGAAAATATTTATCAAAAATGGATGTTAAAAAATGAATAA
- a CDS encoding ATP-binding protein, whose translation MKNQQNLDWEYQTILNNLLNISNKDTSLFVKVDNDKLFDLYSTFNLDVIREITYQNNFSIRIRAEYLNEIIQKLNNIYLPLELIEYLKKINYINLAKREKFIYQDFEKEKKQIISEYNAKLQQFNSIFKKYYQEILSIYEQTSSWPLYVGCVFVKVHLKEKNKKIYAPLFLKPVDLDFNNGIIKLISNGDLKLNEKLLFVLKNEGFDLHIDEELNDDQQNIFQLIKLLKQKWENSFYNFDIKLENPIKNFEEEEIQNQELEFHDGMVLGIFQPSGGYLRNRMLEIIKNKELENILVAEFDKNIYKKNIQEVISNPKTRLLKISPTNYSQDKAIISALKQNTIIWGPPGTGKSQTIVNILVNILFYNKTALVSSEKKAALEVIKERLGILKQYALVLSNPVGNNSKSKFYHPLKIYIGYLENFEKNNTLSKPKINIVDESEINFVENLKKWKSEIKFDKYLEFIGKTKTILDLLTEEQFKILIKLDSELLYTVNLKYKNSKKYLKELLKLNKLKFKFFNKKYKFLKNNSTELFDKFNNFNINFNELKSIVNTFDFDDWNIIKSIYGTLPNNNSQKTVNIDWINQTVAERIIEKINKIDKNRLNNFSAIVKNAKMKPHKFIKEYSDIIKIFFPIIIATPEMDLSIWKKEEFDYAIIDEASQMFNEKGLPLLYLAKNKILAGDNQQMKPSNWFNTRFVEEDSVYAGIDSILDHAEKFGIHSILLDKNYRSNFASLMTFSSKHFYDENLDVIDLYNNNFSKEINCAIETINVEGIWENNTNNLEIDIAIKTLENNIDSYEKIILLSFNKFQRDKLENIIINSNEKLRKKIESNNLLIRNIENIQGDEADLVIASVAYDKNATIHSTYVGRIGGKNALNVAITRAKEKMIVIKSIYASDIIINSWDNEDLLIFKKWLEFLDLSEEEKKKYINPKNRNNNFSMSQLQNKIYEELEKYLNNSSILELTNNENIGTITIDIALKVNNKIHTCFIIDNFEYDTLEDYLKFNDKIKFIRNKKYPVFVINAIIWEEIKFDIFDYLAKLIEELTTDSNIEKSLLIKTNHEINDYEQLLVDDYSTNASEIKILNKKTNSLAITNNNEFDNE comes from the coding sequence ATGAAAAATCAACAAAATTTAGATTGAGAATATCAAACAATTTTAAATAATCTATTAAATATTTCAAATAAGGATACTTCATTATTTGTAAAAGTGGATAATGATAAATTATTTGATCTTTATTCTACTTTTAATTTAGATGTTATTAGAGAAATTACATATCAAAATAATTTTTCAATTAGAATAAGAGCTGAATATTTAAACGAAATAATTCAAAAACTCAATAATATTTATTTACCACTAGAATTAATTGAGTATTTAAAAAAAATAAATTATATTAATCTTGCAAAAAGAGAAAAATTTATTTATCAAGATTTTGAAAAAGAAAAAAAACAAATTATAAGTGAATACAATGCAAAATTACAACAATTTAATTCCATATTCAAAAAATATTATCAAGAGATTTTATCCATTTATGAACAAACTAGTTCATGACCTTTATACGTTGGTTGTGTTTTTGTAAAAGTTCACTTAAAAGAAAAAAATAAAAAAATATATGCTCCTTTATTTTTAAAACCAGTTGATTTAGATTTTAATAATGGAATAATTAAATTAATTTCTAACGGTGATTTAAAATTAAATGAAAAACTTTTATTTGTTTTAAAGAATGAAGGCTTTGATTTACATATAGATGAAGAATTAAATGATGATCAACAAAACATATTTCAATTAATAAAACTTTTAAAACAAAAATGAGAAAATAGTTTTTATAATTTTGATATTAAATTAGAAAATCCAATTAAAAATTTTGAAGAAGAAGAAATTCAAAATCAAGAGTTAGAATTTCATGATGGGATGGTGTTAGGAATTTTTCAACCTTCTGGTGGATATTTAAGAAATAGAATGTTAGAAATAATTAAAAATAAAGAACTTGAAAACATTCTTGTTGCTGAATTTGATAAAAATATTTACAAAAAAAATATTCAAGAAGTAATAAGTAATCCTAAAACAAGATTATTAAAAATTTCACCAACTAATTATTCACAAGATAAAGCAATTATAAGTGCGCTCAAACAAAATACTATTATTTGAGGACCACCGGGAACAGGTAAAAGTCAAACAATAGTTAATATTCTTGTTAATATATTGTTTTACAATAAAACCGCTTTAGTATCAAGTGAAAAAAAGGCTGCTTTAGAAGTAATCAAAGAACGTTTAGGAATATTAAAACAATATGCTTTAGTTCTTAGTAATCCAGTAGGAAATAATAGCAAAAGTAAGTTTTATCATCCTTTAAAAATTTACATAGGTTATTTGGAAAATTTTGAAAAAAATAATACTTTATCCAAACCTAAAATAAATATTGTCGATGAAAGCGAAATTAATTTTGTTGAAAATTTAAAAAAATGAAAATCAGAAATTAAATTTGATAAATATTTAGAGTTTATTGGTAAAACAAAAACTATTTTAGATCTTTTAACAGAAGAACAATTTAAAATTTTAATTAAATTAGATTCAGAATTACTTTATACAGTTAATTTAAAATATAAAAATTCTAAAAAATATTTAAAAGAATTATTAAAATTAAATAAACTAAAATTTAAATTTTTTAATAAAAAATACAAATTTTTAAAAAATAATTCAACTGAATTATTCGATAAATTTAATAACTTTAACATTAATTTTAATGAATTAAAAAGCATAGTTAATACTTTTGATTTTGATGATTGAAATATCATTAAATCTATTTATGGTACACTACCAAATAATAATTCTCAAAAAACAGTTAATATTGATTGAATAAATCAAACAGTTGCTGAGCGTATAATAGAAAAAATTAATAAAATCGATAAAAATCGTTTAAATAATTTTAGTGCCATTGTAAAAAATGCTAAAATGAAACCTCATAAATTTATTAAAGAGTATTCGGACATAATTAAAATTTTCTTTCCAATTATTATTGCAACACCAGAAATGGATCTTTCTATATGAAAAAAAGAAGAATTTGATTATGCTATTATTGATGAAGCAAGTCAAATGTTTAATGAAAAAGGTTTACCCTTGTTATATTTGGCTAAAAATAAAATTTTAGCAGGCGATAATCAACAAATGAAACCATCAAATTGATTTAATACTCGTTTTGTAGAAGAAGATTCAGTATATGCTGGGATTGATTCAATTTTAGATCATGCAGAAAAATTTGGTATTCATAGTATTTTATTAGATAAAAATTATCGTTCTAATTTTGCTTCTTTAATGACTTTTAGTTCCAAACATTTTTATGATGAAAATTTAGATGTTATCGATTTATATAATAATAATTTTTCTAAAGAAATTAATTGTGCTATTGAAACAATAAATGTTGAAGGAATTTGAGAAAATAATACTAATAATTTAGAAATTGATATTGCAATTAAAACGCTGGAAAATAATATAGATAGTTATGAAAAAATAATTCTTTTATCTTTTAACAAATTTCAAAGAGATAAGTTAGAAAATATAATTATTAATTCAAATGAAAAATTAAGAAAAAAAATTGAAAGTAACAATCTTTTAATAAGAAATATTGAAAATATTCAAGGTGATGAAGCTGATTTAGTAATCGCTTCTGTAGCGTATGATAAAAATGCAACTATACATTCTACATATGTCGGTAGAATAGGTGGTAAAAATGCTTTAAATGTTGCTATTACAAGAGCTAAAGAAAAAATGATTGTTATTAAATCAATTTATGCTTCAGATATAATTATTAATTCTTGGGATAATGAAGATCTTTTAATTTTTAAAAAATGATTAGAATTTTTAGATTTATCTGAAGAAGAAAAGAAAAAGTATATTAATCCAAAGAATCGAAATAATAATTTTTCAATGTCTCAATTACAAAACAAAATTTATGAAGAATTAGAAAAATATTTAAATAATTCAAGTATTTTAGAATTAACCAATAATGAAAATATTGGTACTATTACTATTGATATTGCTTTAAAAGTAAATAATAAAATTCATACATGCTTTATAATTGATAATTTTGAATACGATACTTTAGAAGATTATTTAAAATTTAATGACAAAATTAAATTTATTAGAAATAAAAAATATCCAGTTTTTGTTATTAACGCAATTATTTGAGAGGAAATAAAATTTGATATTTTTGACTATTTAGCAAAATTAATTGAAGAATTAACTACTGATTCAAATATTGAAAAGAGTTTATTGATAAAAACAAATCATGAAATTAATGATTATGAACAATTATTGGTTGATGATTATAGCACTAATGCAAGTGAAATTAAAATTCTTAATAAAAAAACTAATTCATTAGCAATTACTAATAATAATGAGTTTGATAATGAATAA
- the rpsI gene encoding 30S ribosomal protein S9 — translation MAKIIEYRGLGRRKSSTARVTLKTGTGKFVINNREAKDYLTSDLYIQDAEQPLVLTNTKGTFDIFVNVRGGGLSGQAGAIRLGIARALLLASDSYREKLKPEGMLTRDARVKERKKPGLNAARRARQFSKR, via the coding sequence ATGGCAAAAATAATAGAATATCGTGGGCTAGGTCGTCGTAAATCTTCTACAGCTCGTGTGACTTTAAAAACCGGAACTGGTAAATTTGTTATTAATAATCGAGAAGCAAAAGATTATTTAACTTCTGATTTATACATTCAAGATGCAGAACAACCATTAGTATTAACAAATACAAAAGGAACTTTTGACATTTTTGTTAATGTGCGTGGTGGTGGATTAAGCGGACAAGCTGGAGCTATTCGTCTTGGTATAGCTCGTGCGTTATTATTAGCTAGTGATTCATATCGTGAAAAACTTAAACCAGAAGGTATGTTGACTAGAGATGCACGTGTTAAAGAACGTAAAAAACCTGGTCTTAATGCAGCCCGTCGTGCTCGTCAATTCTCTAAACGTTAG
- the rplM gene encoding 50S ribosomal protein L13 — MRQTTIVNREKANKKWFVVDAEGQVLGRLAAFVASVLRGKTKPTFTPNADMGDYVIIINAEKILLTANKEEDKIYYHHSGYPGGLKSINAAKLRVKKPTALVEKAISGMIPHTKLGNKQRKNLFVYAGPEHKHQAQQPESLEVR, encoded by the coding sequence GTGAGACAAACTACAATTGTAAACCGTGAAAAGGCTAACAAAAAATGATTCGTTGTAGATGCAGAAGGACAAGTTTTAGGTCGTTTAGCCGCATTTGTAGCTTCAGTTTTAAGAGGCAAAACTAAACCTACTTTTACACCAAATGCTGATATGGGTGATTACGTAATTATTATCAATGCTGAAAAAATATTATTAACAGCTAATAAAGAAGAAGATAAAATTTACTATCATCATTCAGGTTATCCTGGTGGTTTAAAATCAATTAATGCTGCTAAATTAAGAGTAAAAAAACCTACAGCACTTGTTGAAAAAGCTATTTCAGGAATGATTCCTCATACAAAATTAGGAAATAAACAACGTAAAAATCTTTTTGTTTATGCAGGACCAGAACACAAACATCAAGCACAACAACCAGAAAGTTTAGAGGTAAGATAG